In Gemmatimonadota bacterium, the DNA window GGCAAATTCAGGCCGTGCGTGCGAAGGTGCTCTCTCTACCGGGAGAAACGACCATTTTTCCCGGTCATGGTCCGATTACGTCTGTAGTGCAAGAGCTGGCGCACAATCCCTATTTTGTTTAAAAAGAATCCGGGAACCTTTTTTATTCTTTTTCGGATTCCTGGGTTTCAACCCATTGTCCAATGGCCTGGCGAATGGATTCGACTGCGGCTTTTTTGCGCTCAAGGCGGTCAATATGCACGCGTAGCTGATCAATTTGTGCGTCGAGATCTCGAAGTTCACCATTTGCTGCTTCAAGTGCTTGTTGATACAGGGGTTCGCTATGGGTCGGTTCTGCCATGAATTAAGCTCCTTGTAGAAAAAAAATGAAATACGCGATCTGGCTAAACATAACCTGTGTGGCCTTGCGTCGTCAAGTGCGAAAAAGTCCGCTCGCTGTTGGTTTGTGAAAACGGTGTATTTTTTTGTCTTTACAATCCGTTACAATTTATTACAATTTTCATGGGAACGTAGTGGTTCTGCCAGTTGTTTAATGCCGTAAATACTGATTCACAAGAGACATGCAACTTTCTTTTGATTCACGCATTTAAAAAAGGTAGTAAATTCCAATATTTATTATAGTGGGTGTTGAGAGTATGTCAACGCTGTCTCACAGGGATATTTCTCACTGTTGATTTCGTTGCAAAGGAGCTAAACATGGCTCGGTGGTGTCTTTTCGTACGAAGCGCAATATGCGCCCTTATCTTGGGTGTTTCAAGCTCTGCTTTCGGGCAGGAATATTTTGGCAAAAACAAGGTCAATTACAGCCAGTATGTATGGCATTATATCGACAGTGAACACTTCACGGTTTATTTTGACAAGGGTTCACTGGGGCTGGCCGAGTTTGTTGCCAAAGAAGCCGAAAGATCTTTGGTACACATTGAGAAAACGCTGAAATATACGATGAAGGATCGCTATCCCATTGTTATTTACAATTCTCACAATGGATTTTCAGTGTCGAATATTATCAGCGGGGAACAGTCTGAGTTTACGGGCGGATATACCGAGTTTGCACAGGGGCGCGTGGTGATTCCCTTTACGGGGTCTTATGGGGATTTGCAACATGTTATCCACCACGAACTGGTTCATGCGGTTACGATTGAGTTGTGGACCGGTGGTGGCTGGTTGGGGTCTCTGGTTTCGCAAACATCGACGTTACCTCCGCTGTGGATTGCCGAGGGCATTGCCGAATACGTATCTCGATATGGCTGGCACAAAGAGCACGATAATTTTATGCGCGATGCAACCATTACCGGATATGTGCCGACTATCGAAATGATGTCCCTGAGTTATTTTGCCTATCCCGGCGGCAATTCAGTTTTTTACATGATAGAACAGGAATACGGCAAGGACAAAGTGGCATCTTTTATTTCTTCTTTCCGCACGGCCAAAAATCCCGATAAAGCACTCAAAGCATCTCTGGGATTTGGGATGAAGGAATTGGAGGAAAAATACCAATTGTGGCTCAAGCGGCAATACTGGAATGAGATCAATTTGCGCCATACACCCAAAGAGATGGCAACAAATTTGACAGAGCGCGAAGATAGGCGTTCGGCGTATAATTTAGCTGCTGCGTTATCTCCACAAGGCGACAAGGTCGCGTATTTGACCGATCGGAATGGCACGTTTGATATTTATTTGATGTCGGCGATTGACGGCAAAGACCTGGGGCGTTTGGTCGAAGGGCAAAAGTCGTCTGCTTTTGAGTCGATGTTTGTTTTGCGGCCCGGATTTACCTGGTCTCCGGATGGTCGGCATATTGCATTCGCCGCCAAATCGAATAACAAAAATACCCTGTATATCCTCGAAGTTAAAAATAAACAGATTCGCAAGCGCTTTAAGTTTGACCTCGATGGCTTGTTTGAACCCACCTGGTCGCCAGATGGAAAAAAAATAGCCGTCGCGGGTATTAAAGATGGCTGGTCCGACGTCTATGTGGTCGATTTGAACGATGAGTCGCTTACTCGGCTTACAAATGATCCCTATGACGAGCGGCATCTGGATTGGTCGCCCGATGGTACCTGGATCGCCATGAGTTCTGATCGTCCCGATACCCATTTGAAATTCAGCGGGGGGAAGGATTTTGCTTTTGGTCAGTACGATATTTTTTTAATGCGTACAGATGGCTCTGAAATGCGCCGGATTGTCGCGTCTGAAGATGCCGAGGATTCGCATCCCGTGTGGGGTGCCGATAGCAAACACATTGCCTTTGTTTCTGACCGCACGGGTGTAGGCAATATTTATATTGCAAATGTTGACAGTACGCAGGAGATATATCCCATTACTAATTTGCTGTCAGGGGCGCAATATC includes these proteins:
- a CDS encoding BamA/TamA family outer membrane protein, with product MARWCLFVRSAICALILGVSSSAFGQEYFGKNKVNYSQYVWHYIDSEHFTVYFDKGSLGLAEFVAKEAERSLVHIEKTLKYTMKDRYPIVIYNSHNGFSVSNIISGEQSEFTGGYTEFAQGRVVIPFTGSYGDLQHVIHHELVHAVTIELWTGGGWLGSLVSQTSTLPPLWIAEGIAEYVSRYGWHKEHDNFMRDATITGYVPTIEMMSLSYFAYPGGNSVFYMIEQEYGKDKVASFISSFRTAKNPDKALKASLGFGMKELEEKYQLWLKRQYWNEINLRHTPKEMATNLTEREDRRSAYNLAAALSPQGDKVAYLTDRNGTFDIYLMSAIDGKDLGRLVEGQKSSAFESMFVLRPGFTWSPDGRHIAFAAKSNNKNTLYILEVKNKQIRKRFKFDLDGLFEPTWSPDGKKIAVAGIKDGWSDVYVVDLNDESLTRLTNDPYDERHLDWSPDGTWIAMSSDRPDTHLKFSGGKDFAFGQYDIFLMRTDGSEMRRIVASEDAEDSHPVWGADSKHIAFVSDRTGVGNIYIANVDSTQEIYPITNLLSGAQYLDWSADGKKIVFNAFHKGALDIFVMRDPLAERKEMADLPRTRFVKRLAGEDEKMFVELQKEKYASRKIDKVEADSTEVDSTAEKTEKKVAQWISDQEALAAAESAPADSTTEIDTTHPVAGSPEMADTGKQGVKNWGEKEFLVKKYKLKFKPELFGAQAGFDTFYGVSSSIVLSMSDVMGDHRATLVTSLNFSLKDSDFLLAYAYLKNRTNYGAQLFHTRFFFFDSTGRLTADRYYGLAGGLERPFNRFSRLELSTRFVSIDREEVFTDRNANPYYQPGFRGVGRFTSELINRRRAAIGEVALVGDSALYSLFGAVDGHRYRLNFEGSGVGMKFATFTLDYRKYMRLLNEYTFAIRMSGGTSYGPNSTVFFLGGVNNPVNPTFSTIASVDQSRVFFSSYVWPLRGARLLEMAGDSYVLANVAFRFPLIRQLAMGWPLPFFFQNVQGELFFDIGGAFDRANWRDGWVARDGGFELNTPQNFRTPEILKPKPQIAAGYGFGVRVNLGYFLFRYDLAWPTDLAETYHPHQYFSIDFTGLF